Proteins from one Entomospira culicis genomic window:
- a CDS encoding V-type ATP synthase subunit B, translating into MLSSKDSIDRALLAKREYVGISEINGPLIYIKNTHNIGYQELVECSDKEGNVRLGNVLDTSKDVVVVQLFESTTGLNLPDTRVKFSGQPLMLGVSESMLGRVFDGLGRPIDGGAEIIPTKELNVNGLPMNPASRLYPKNFIQTGISLIDGMNTLIRGQKLPIFSGNGMPHERLAAQIARQAKITGGDGTEEFCVVFAAMGVKSDVAHYFTKTFEESGVLGNVALFLSLADDPSVERTITPRVALTLAEHLAFDCDKHVLVIMIDMANYCESLREISTMRSEIPSRKGYPGYLYSDLAELYERAGMLKGKKGSITQIPILTMPNDDISHPIPDLTGYITEGQIVFDRMMHAQGIYPPIASLASLSRLMKDGIGEGLTRADHPHLSAQLFAAYSYVKDVRNLASVIGEDELTDLDKSYIAFGEAFERDFGAQGFEENRTIEETLERGWRLVSMLPKEELTRLTEEEIEQYYGH; encoded by the coding sequence ATGCTTAGTTCAAAGGATAGTATTGATCGTGCCTTACTTGCTAAGCGCGAGTATGTGGGTATTAGCGAGATTAATGGTCCATTAATTTATATTAAAAATACGCACAATATTGGCTATCAAGAGCTGGTGGAGTGTTCTGATAAAGAGGGAAACGTTCGCTTAGGGAATGTGCTTGATACCAGTAAAGATGTGGTGGTGGTGCAGTTGTTTGAGAGCACCACGGGGCTCAATTTGCCAGATACGCGCGTAAAATTTTCGGGGCAACCTTTGATGCTTGGCGTGAGCGAGAGCATGCTGGGCAGAGTTTTTGACGGTTTGGGGCGCCCGATTGATGGCGGAGCGGAGATTATCCCTACAAAAGAACTTAATGTCAATGGTTTGCCGATGAACCCTGCTTCGCGTCTGTATCCCAAGAATTTTATCCAGACGGGCATTAGCCTTATCGACGGGATGAATACCTTGATTCGTGGGCAGAAGCTTCCTATTTTTAGTGGGAACGGTATGCCTCACGAGCGGTTGGCGGCGCAGATTGCGCGTCAGGCGAAGATTACGGGGGGCGATGGCACCGAGGAATTTTGCGTGGTTTTTGCTGCGATGGGTGTAAAGAGTGATGTGGCGCATTACTTTACCAAGACCTTTGAGGAGTCGGGGGTGTTGGGCAATGTGGCGCTCTTTTTGAGTCTGGCGGATGATCCAAGTGTGGAACGCACCATTACCCCGCGTGTCGCGCTCACCTTGGCCGAACACTTGGCCTTTGATTGTGATAAGCACGTCTTGGTGATTATGATTGACATGGCTAACTACTGCGAGAGTCTGCGCGAGATCTCTACTATGCGATCGGAGATTCCTAGCCGTAAGGGCTATCCGGGGTATCTCTATTCTGACTTAGCCGAGCTTTATGAGCGCGCTGGCATGCTTAAAGGCAAGAAGGGATCGATTACGCAAATTCCTATTCTCACGATGCCTAATGATGACATTTCGCACCCCATTCCCGATCTGACAGGATATATTACCGAGGGACAAATTGTCTTTGATCGCATGATGCATGCGCAAGGCATCTATCCACCGATTGCTAGTTTGGCGAGTTTATCGCGCTTGATGAAGGACGGTATTGGTGAGGGGCTTACTCGGGCTGATCATCCACATCTATCGGCACAACTCTTTGCTGCATATAGTTATGTCAAAGATGTCCGCAATTTAGCCTCGGTGATTGGTGAGGATGAGTTGACCGATTTGGATAAGAGCTATATCGCTTTTGGCGAGGCGTTTGAGCGTGATTTTGGGGCGCAAGGCTTTGAGGAGAATCGTACGATTGAAGAGACATTGGAGCGTGGTTGGCGCTTGGTCTCGATGCTACCTAAGGAGGAGTTGACGCGTCTAACCGAAGAGGAGATTGAGCAATATTATGGCCACTAA
- a CDS encoding V-type ATP synthase subunit D, giving the protein MATKHQYAPTKTNLNKLKDELKFAKQGYELLDQKRTILIMELMRLIDQATEFEERADALLASAYKALRDSVVANGRLNAYAQALTVNIESEIVVDNRRIMGVSIPAVTTHFVDHPPYYSGYGAGSALDEAVIAFKQAVQLMGRLAELKIGIMRLAHEVKRTIRKVNALDRIAIPSAQGQIRVIESHLEESERDMFVLMKSVKQHLQKRQ; this is encoded by the coding sequence ATGGCCACTAAGCACCAATACGCCCCTACCAAGACGAATCTCAATAAGCTTAAAGATGAGCTCAAATTTGCTAAACAGGGCTATGAGTTACTCGATCAAAAGCGCACGATTTTGATTATGGAGTTGATGCGATTGATTGATCAGGCTACGGAGTTTGAGGAGCGGGCAGACGCGCTATTAGCGAGTGCGTATAAGGCATTACGCGACTCGGTGGTGGCCAATGGGCGACTCAATGCCTACGCACAGGCATTAACGGTGAACATTGAGAGTGAAATTGTGGTGGATAATCGGCGCATTATGGGAGTGAGTATTCCTGCGGTTACTACGCATTTTGTCGATCATCCCCCTTATTACAGTGGATATGGTGCGGGATCGGCGCTTGATGAAGCCGTGATCGCCTTTAAGCAGGCGGTACAGCTGATGGGGCGTCTGGCGGAGCTAAAGATTGGTATTATGCGTTTGGCGCACGAGGTCAAGCGTACGATCCGTAAGGTTAATGCGCTAGATCGTATCGCTATTCCTAGTGCGCAGGGACAAATTCGGGTGATAGAGTCGCATTTAGAGGAGAGCGAGCGCGATATGTTTGTCTTAATGAAGAGCGTCAAACAGCATCTACAGAAGAGGCAGTAA
- a CDS encoding universal stress protein, translating to MEGIPKILVYADGTDEALTAMKYAIYMAKSYQLELYGVHVINTKALNDLVRAKIFLQLEQEEYLQDMQNDARKHLDELIHLAQKKGVLVHPLIEEGEVYKEVIRVVKEEEINILVIGELASIRSKRDEHHNEMERLLRNVSCSVLVVKDSKRVDKLYNTL from the coding sequence ATGGAGGGTATACCAAAAATTTTGGTTTACGCTGATGGTACAGACGAGGCGCTTACTGCTATGAAGTATGCGATTTACATGGCAAAGTCTTATCAGTTAGAACTTTATGGCGTGCATGTGATTAATACCAAGGCGCTTAATGATTTGGTACGTGCGAAGATATTTTTGCAGTTGGAGCAAGAGGAGTATCTACAAGATATGCAAAACGATGCGCGTAAGCATTTGGATGAGTTGATTCACTTAGCCCAAAAGAAGGGGGTGCTGGTGCATCCGCTTATCGAAGAGGGCGAGGTTTATAAAGAGGTGATACGCGTAGTTAAGGAAGAGGAGATAAACATCTTGGTTATCGGTGAGTTGGCCTCGATTCGCAGTAAGCGCGATGAGCATCACAATGAGATGGAGCGTCTGCTACGCAACGTCTCCTGTTCGGTCTTGGTGGTTAAGGATAGTAAGCGGGTAGACAAACTTTATAATACATTGTAA
- a CDS encoding PTS sugar transporter subunit IIA: MNVMKTLNVHRIKTPLVSHKKEDVLRELVMILAKDNIISNVEEAYMAVVAREQKGSTGLGGEIAIPHAKTTEVEKVAMAIGIAPDGIAFDSLDGAPAKIFFLILANPEYASLHIEALNEIAHLTRDKAFCQELIRAKSAQEVLSIIQREE; the protein is encoded by the coding sequence ATGAATGTAATGAAGACATTAAATGTACATCGGATTAAAACACCATTAGTTTCGCACAAAAAAGAGGACGTTTTACGTGAGCTGGTGATGATATTGGCAAAAGATAACATTATTAGTAATGTAGAAGAGGCCTATATGGCCGTGGTGGCGCGCGAGCAGAAGGGTTCGACGGGATTGGGTGGGGAGATTGCCATTCCACATGCGAAGACTACCGAAGTGGAGAAGGTGGCTATGGCGATTGGTATTGCCCCTGATGGCATCGCTTTTGATAGTTTGGATGGGGCACCGGCGAAGATCTTCTTTTTGATTTTGGCTAATCCGGAGTACGCGTCGTTGCATATTGAGGCGCTCAATGAGATTGCGCATCTTACGCGTGATAAGGCATTTTGTCAAGAGTTGATTCGCGCGAAGAGTGCCCAAGAGGTTCTATCCATTATTCAACGTGAGGAGTAG
- the recD gene encoding exodeoxyribonuclease V subunit alpha, which translates to MERKETSLAPLSAYLLQELIARLPREYMALETILHRLLLAVDGGSLALELSNKELERLRSCELVSLEDVAGERATPLVLSGRYLYLRRFWNLEERVVDLMKNELIMRSSATAFEVREPEALLHAWQASDSSVNEAIALAGARILASDFLLLSGGPGSGKTFSLVRLLKLLDLWAGHAGKRLSLLVSAPTAKAVARIQEGMHKEAKFSHFDLMLSTLHRALGYRSDGTFTHGRAYPLSVDVVIVDEMSMVDIYLFEQLLSALPRRCKVIFLGDADQLPSVARGAILSDLVYYHQHPQEIPTGKHDPLAKNMLFLKGSQRSNVAILGLAQAFLRGDKAEVEKIRSEVRAHQSESLFFHALPTDASKFYDWVKEQYAMYIPKTARLGAYDATFGLNARQIEIAKAFFAMYDMFAVITPVHDGAYGVKSINLEVRKRLGFLDSLYDGMPIVITVNQPELGLANGDRGVILKLDGTYYALFREGESTYRCYLSTELGAYEVAYAITVHKSQGSEYENVAVLLPSNAKRLLDRSLIYTAITRAKSQVRIFGGDEEIGYSLAQRQQRVSQIASKILD; encoded by the coding sequence GTGGAGAGAAAAGAGACATCTCTTGCACCCTTGTCGGCATATCTCTTGCAGGAGTTGATCGCGCGATTACCTAGGGAATATATGGCATTAGAGACGATCTTGCATCGTCTGCTTCTTGCGGTTGATGGGGGATCGTTAGCGCTCGAACTTAGCAATAAGGAGCTGGAGCGTTTACGTAGTTGCGAACTGGTTAGTCTTGAGGATGTGGCTGGAGAGCGAGCAACTCCTTTGGTTTTATCGGGGAGGTATCTCTATTTACGGCGTTTTTGGAATTTGGAAGAACGTGTGGTTGATTTGATGAAAAATGAGCTGATCATGCGCTCTTCGGCTACGGCGTTTGAGGTTAGAGAGCCAGAAGCGTTGTTGCATGCTTGGCAAGCTTCGGATTCGTCTGTGAATGAGGCGATCGCCTTGGCGGGGGCGCGCATTTTGGCGAGCGATTTCTTATTGTTGAGCGGTGGGCCAGGATCGGGGAAGACCTTTTCTTTGGTGCGATTGCTCAAACTTTTGGATTTATGGGCAGGGCATGCTGGGAAGAGGTTGTCGCTTTTGGTGAGCGCGCCTACGGCAAAGGCGGTGGCACGTATCCAAGAGGGGATGCATAAAGAGGCTAAGTTTTCACACTTTGATTTAATGTTGAGTACGCTGCATCGGGCGCTGGGCTATCGCAGTGATGGCACGTTTACCCATGGACGAGCGTATCCGCTTAGCGTTGATGTGGTGATTGTCGACGAGATGAGCATGGTGGATATCTACCTTTTTGAGCAACTCTTGAGCGCGCTACCTAGGCGTTGTAAGGTTATCTTTTTAGGCGATGCCGATCAACTACCGAGCGTTGCGCGTGGGGCGATTTTATCGGACTTGGTCTATTATCATCAACATCCGCAAGAAATTCCGACGGGTAAGCATGATCCTTTAGCAAAAAACATGCTCTTTTTGAAAGGAAGTCAGCGATCGAATGTGGCGATTTTGGGACTAGCTCAAGCTTTTTTGCGTGGGGATAAAGCAGAGGTGGAAAAGATCCGTAGTGAGGTGCGTGCGCACCAATCGGAGAGTCTCTTTTTTCATGCATTGCCGACAGATGCGTCGAAATTTTACGACTGGGTCAAAGAGCAGTATGCTATGTATATCCCTAAAACAGCGAGGCTTGGCGCGTATGATGCAACCTTCGGGTTGAATGCTAGGCAAATCGAAATAGCAAAAGCATTCTTTGCGATGTATGATATGTTTGCGGTGATTACACCGGTGCATGATGGCGCGTATGGTGTGAAGAGCATTAACTTAGAGGTGCGTAAGCGGTTGGGTTTTTTGGATAGTTTGTATGATGGTATGCCGATTGTGATTACGGTGAATCAACCTGAACTTGGCTTGGCAAATGGCGATCGGGGGGTGATATTGAAGCTGGATGGCACGTACTATGCACTTTTTCGCGAGGGCGAATCGACCTATCGCTGTTATCTATCGACGGAGCTAGGTGCGTATGAGGTGGCTTATGCGATTACGGTACACAAAAGTCAGGGATCGGAGTATGAGAACGTGGCGGTATTGCTTCCTAGTAACGCAAAGCGCTTGCTTGATCGAAGCCTGATTTATACGGCGATTACACGGGCAAAGTCGCAAGTGAGGATCTTTGGAGGCGACGAGGAGATTGGCTATAGTTTAGCCCAGAGGCAACAACGTGTGAGTCAGATAGCGAGCAAAATTTTAGATTGA
- a CDS encoding arginine repressor, with the protein MKARIHRLKLIERLIAEKHISSQEQLQSQLEHEGYKVTQATLSRDLRTLQVWRTVDKFGSFRYMLPGEGGTQNNYLNESQLDIERGCLSLDFSGNMAVFRSPEGFANSLGLAIEHLGFDEILGLIAGFDTVFVALKDNVTREGFVKSLKEKVPNIRIKDYA; encoded by the coding sequence GTGAAAGCAAGAATTCATCGTTTAAAACTGATTGAGCGGTTGATAGCGGAGAAGCATATTTCTAGCCAAGAGCAACTTCAAAGTCAGCTGGAGCACGAGGGCTATAAGGTTACTCAGGCCACGCTCAGTCGTGATTTGCGTACGCTACAGGTGTGGCGTACGGTGGATAAATTTGGTTCATTCCGCTATATGCTCCCCGGTGAGGGAGGGACACAGAATAATTATTTAAATGAATCACAGTTGGATATTGAGCGCGGTTGTCTGTCGCTCGATTTTTCTGGAAATATGGCGGTTTTTCGCTCGCCAGAGGGCTTTGCAAACTCGCTGGGCTTGGCGATTGAACACCTTGGCTTTGATGAGATTTTGGGGTTAATCGCTGGGTTTGATACCGTCTTTGTTGCCCTAAAAGATAATGTAACGCGCGAGGGATTTGTGAAATCGCTTAAAGAGAAAGTGCCTAATATTCGTATCAAGGATTATGCTTAA
- a CDS encoding peptidylprolyl isomerase, which translates to MYKLWAVALLSVGLLSCQKSADAQSASSEQKRVSEQKNLIIEGSQMDRDERIKTLNDGLYAVISTTRGDIWVELFYEQAPLTVVNFAGLAMGSLSKANKSGAFYDGLTFHRVIDNFMIQGGDPTASGSGGPGYRFADEIVEGLTFNRAGLLAMANAGAGTNGSQFFITHVPTPHLNGKHTIFGQVVADIDQQVVNAIKQNDRIETVTILRKGDKAQAFVIDQANFDAIDLDYKTKERATQEKANASMIAEIKKQYPNIQVSELGVYYIIEKAGSGERPNRGQVVSMHYDGVLFPSGSRFDSSYQRNEPIEVPAGDGYVIAGWDEMMLQMQVGEKRIVILPPELAYGAAGRPPVIPPSAWLQFTMERVS; encoded by the coding sequence ATGTATAAACTTTGGGCGGTTGCCCTGTTGAGTGTGGGATTGTTGAGCTGTCAGAAGAGTGCTGATGCTCAGAGTGCTTCGTCGGAGCAAAAACGTGTAAGTGAGCAGAAAAATTTAATCATTGAAGGAAGTCAGATGGACAGAGACGAACGTATCAAGACGTTGAATGATGGCTTATATGCCGTTATTAGCACCACCCGTGGGGATATTTGGGTAGAGTTATTCTACGAGCAGGCACCGTTGACGGTGGTCAATTTTGCTGGATTAGCCATGGGAAGCTTGAGTAAGGCGAATAAGAGTGGGGCATTTTACGATGGCTTGACCTTTCACCGTGTGATCGATAATTTTATGATTCAGGGTGGAGACCCAACTGCGAGTGGGTCGGGTGGGCCTGGTTATCGCTTTGCTGACGAAATTGTGGAAGGTCTCACCTTTAATCGTGCGGGTCTCTTGGCGATGGCGAATGCGGGTGCTGGGACAAATGGAAGTCAATTCTTTATTACGCACGTGCCTACACCGCATTTGAATGGCAAGCATACTATCTTTGGGCAAGTGGTTGCTGATATCGATCAGCAGGTGGTGAATGCGATCAAGCAGAATGATCGTATCGAGACGGTTACGATTTTGCGTAAGGGTGATAAGGCGCAGGCGTTTGTGATTGATCAGGCGAATTTTGATGCTATCGATTTGGATTACAAAACCAAAGAGCGCGCGACGCAGGAGAAGGCGAATGCGTCGATGATTGCTGAGATTAAGAAGCAGTATCCGAATATCCAAGTGAGTGAGCTGGGTGTGTATTATATTATCGAGAAGGCGGGGAGCGGCGAGCGTCCAAACCGCGGACAGGTGGTGAGTATGCATTATGATGGCGTGCTCTTTCCTAGTGGGAGTCGTTTTGACAGTAGCTACCAACGCAACGAACCGATTGAAGTGCCTGCTGGCGATGGCTATGTGATTGCGGGGTGGGATGAGATGATGCTTCAGATGCAAGTGGGGGAAAAACGTATTGTCATTTTGCCACCAGAGCTTGCCTATGGGGCGGCTGGTCGTCCACCGGTGATTCCACCAAGTGCGTGGCTTCAGTTTACGATGGAGCGCGTCTCTTAG
- a CDS encoding flagellin, which yields MIINHNMSAMNANRNLNNTNQVMRKDMEKLATGQRITRAGDDASGLAVSEKMRAQVRGLNQAVRNINDGVSFIQTTEGYLQGTTESLQRIRELSVQAANGIYAEEDRGYIQVEVSQMVTEINRIASQAQFNTMNLLDGNLAEGTEGMRIHMGANTDQYSSMYVNSMSAESLGVEGISLLTADEANTAIATVDRALQMVSSERSNLGAYQNRMEMASRSQATASENLQSTESQIRDLNMANGMVELSREQILNQAGTAMLAQANQSSSGVMRLLG from the coding sequence ATGATTATCAATCATAATATGAGTGCGATGAACGCCAATCGAAATTTAAACAACACCAATCAGGTGATGCGTAAGGACATGGAGAAGCTTGCTACGGGGCAACGTATTACCCGCGCAGGCGATGATGCTTCTGGGTTGGCGGTTTCGGAGAAGATGCGCGCGCAGGTGCGTGGATTGAATCAGGCTGTTCGTAACATTAATGATGGTGTTTCGTTTATTCAGACCACCGAGGGGTATCTGCAAGGCACTACAGAATCGCTACAACGTATCCGAGAGTTATCGGTGCAGGCGGCTAACGGTATCTATGCCGAAGAGGATCGTGGGTATATTCAGGTTGAGGTTTCGCAGATGGTAACGGAGATTAACCGAATTGCCTCACAGGCGCAGTTCAACACGATGAATCTTTTGGATGGGAATTTAGCCGAAGGGACGGAAGGGATGCGTATCCATATGGGCGCGAATACGGATCAGTACTCGTCGATGTATGTGAACTCGATGAGTGCGGAGTCGCTGGGTGTGGAGGGTATCAGCTTGCTTACGGCGGACGAGGCTAATACTGCGATTGCGACAGTGGATCGCGCTCTACAGATGGTGAGTAGCGAGCGCTCCAATTTGGGTGCGTATCAAAACCGTATGGAGATGGCCTCGCGTAGTCAGGCAACGGCATCGGAGAATCTCCAATCTACGGAGAGCCAGATTCGCGATTTGAATATGGCAAACGGAATGGTTGAGTTAAGTCGTGAGCAAATTTTGAATCAAGCTGGTACGGCGATGCTGGCACAAGCCAATCAAAGTAGCTCTGGTGTGATGCGACTTTTGGGATAA
- a CDS encoding flagellin: protein MIINHNMSAMNANRNLDNTNQVMRKDMEKLAQGQRITRAGDDASGLAVSEKMRAQVRGLNQAVRNINDGVSFIQTTEGYLQGTTESLQRIRELSVQAANGIYAEEDRGYIQVEVSQMVTEINRIASQAQFNTMNLLDGTMAEGTDGMRIHMGANTDQYSFMYVNSMTAEALGVEGADVTTMDNANTLIATVDNALKTVNEQRSNLGAYQNRMEMASRSQATASENLQSTESQIRDLNMATGMVELAREQILNQAGTAMLAQANQSTASVTRLLN, encoded by the coding sequence ATGATTATCAATCACAACATGAGTGCGATGAACGCAAATCGCAACTTAGACAACACCAATCAAGTTATGCGCAAAGACATGGAGAAGTTGGCTCAAGGTCAACGCATCACCCGCGCTGGTGATGACGCTTCGGGGCTTGCTGTATCGGAGAAGATGCGCGCACAAGTTCGCGGTTTAAACCAAGCTGTTCGTAACATCAATGACGGTGTTTCTTTTATTCAAACCACCGAGGGTTACCTACAAGGTACCACCGAGTCTCTACAACGTATTCGTGAGCTCTCCGTACAGGCTGCTAACGGTATCTACGCTGAAGAAGATCGTGGTTATATCCAAGTAGAGGTTTCCCAAATGGTAACCGAGATCAACCGTATTGCTTCTCAAGCTCAGTTCAACACCATGAACCTTCTTGATGGTACCATGGCTGAGGGAACTGACGGTATGCGTATCCACATGGGTGCTAACACCGATCAATACTCGTTTATGTATGTTAATTCGATGACCGCTGAGGCTCTTGGCGTAGAGGGTGCTGATGTTACCACTATGGATAACGCTAACACCTTGATCGCTACCGTTGATAACGCTCTAAAAACCGTTAATGAACAACGTTCTAACCTTGGTGCATACCAGAACCGCATGGAAATGGCTTCCCGTAGTCAGGCAACTGCTTCGGAGAACCTACAATCCACCGAGAGCCAAATTCGTGATTTGAATATGGCAACTGGTATGGTTGAGCTTGCTCGTGAGCAAATCCTTAACCAAGCTGGTACTGCTATGCTTGCACAAGCTAACCAGAGCACAGCTAGTGTTACTCGTCTTCTTAACTAA
- a CDS encoding flagellin — protein sequence MIINHNMSAMNANRNLNNTNQVMRKDMEKLAQGQRITRAGDDASGLAVSEKMRAQVRGLNQAVRNMNDGVSFIQTTEGYLQGTTDALQRIRELSVQAANGIYAEEDRGYIQVEVDQMVTEISRIASQAEFNTMKLLTGDFGEGTSGMRIHMGANTDQFTTMYVGAMTPEALSIGTDQGESLVDVSTMDGANSSIAMVDVALQTVNRQRADLGAYQNRMEMASRSQAIASENLQSTESQIRDLNMASGMVELAREQILNQAGTAMLAQANQSAATVTRLLG from the coding sequence ATGATTATCAATCACAACATGAGTGCGATGAACGCAAATCGTAATCTCAACAACACCAATCAGGTTATGCGTAAAGACATGGAAAAATTGGCTCAAGGTCAACGCATTACCCGCGCCGGCGACGACGCTTCGGGACTCGCGGTATCGGAAAAGATGCGCGCACAAGTACGCGGCTTAAACCAAGCCGTACGCAACATGAATGATGGCGTCTCTTTTATTCAAACAACAGAAGGCTACCTACAAGGCACCACCGACGCGCTTCAACGTATCCGTGAGCTCTCCGTGCAGGCAGCCAACGGTATCTACGCTGAAGAAGATCGTGGATATATTCAGGTTGAGGTCGATCAGATGGTAACCGAGATTAGCCGTATCGCATCCCAAGCCGAGTTCAACACCATGAAGCTTTTGACTGGTGATTTTGGCGAAGGCACGAGCGGAATGCGTATCCATATGGGTGCTAACACCGATCAATTTACCACCATGTACGTGGGCGCAATGACTCCAGAGGCGTTAAGCATTGGTACCGATCAGGGTGAGTCGCTGGTTGATGTCTCGACCATGGATGGTGCTAACAGCTCGATTGCGATGGTTGATGTCGCACTCCAAACGGTTAATCGCCAGCGCGCCGATCTTGGTGCCTATCAAAACCGCATGGAGATGGCTTCTCGTTCCCAAGCAATTGCTTCGGAAAACCTACAATCCACCGAGAGCCAAATCCGTGATCTCAATATGGCAAGTGGCATGGTCGAACTTGCACGTGAGCAGATTCTCAATCAAGCTGGAACTGCCATGCTTGCCCAAGCCAATCAGAGTGCAGCAACTGTTACGCGCCTCTTAGGTTAA